A single window of Candidatus Caldatribacterium sp. DNA harbors:
- the dut gene encoding dUTP diphosphatase, with protein sequence MSKKEVVIRFKLLTERAKLPQFAYDDDACFDLFSPCDVTIPPGKSAVIDLEIASEFPPGYEVVIRPRSGMGIRHGIMIHPGTIDAGYRGSWVVRLFNFGDAEYHIRQGDRIAQGALREIPKVRIVEASTLSPTERGERGLGSTGK encoded by the coding sequence ATGTCAAAAAAAGAAGTTGTCATACGTTTCAAGCTGCTTACCGAAAGAGCGAAACTGCCCCAGTTCGCCTACGATGATGATGCCTGCTTTGATCTCTTCAGTCCCTGTGATGTCACCATTCCCCCTGGAAAGAGCGCCGTTATCGATCTTGAGATTGCCTCGGAATTTCCCCCAGGGTATGAGGTGGTCATTCGTCCCCGAAGTGGCATGGGAATTCGCCATGGCATTATGATTCATCCCGGAACGATTGACGCCGGTTATCGGGGAAGCTGGGTTGTGCGGCTCTTCAACTTTGGAGATGCTGAGTACCACATTCGTCAAGGCGACCGTATCGCTCAAGGGGCTTTGCGGGAGATTCCCAAGGTGCGCATCGTAGAAGCTTCGACTCTCTCCCCAACAGAGCGAGGCGAGCGAGGCCTCGGATCAACGGGAAAATAA
- the glgP gene encoding alpha-glucan family phosphorylase, whose translation MEILEQLKREPVIAYLSMEIALFNDIPTYSGGLGVLAGDTVRSAADLSLPFVAITLVSRKGYFRQEITPEGWQIEHPMEWEVEKILTPLPQRVTVTIEGRKVTVGAWVYFWRSFIGSVVPVIFLDTDLPENAPEDRSITDFLYGGDRRYRLKQEIVLGIGGARILRALGFEVRKYHINEGHAAFIALELLRQSPQFDPEPVRARCVFTTHTPVEAGHDKFAYDLVQEVLEEIVPFPILKKYGGEDHLNMTLLALNLSGYVNGVARRHSEVSRHMFPGYAIHSITNGVHSFAWTSESFRTLFDRYIPGWAYEPSFLSRADIIPDEEVWKAHQEEKRKLLQLVKDKTGVEMDENVLTIGFARRMTAYKRPLFIFSDLARLKKIRRKWAFQFIFAGKAHPQDWEGKRCIQEIIRLSQELTPDIKIAFLENYDLEIAKKMVAGVDVWLNTPMRPLEASGTSGMKAAHNGVLHFSVLDGWWIEGHVEGVTGWSIGPESDAGKTPQELLEEEIDDFYNKLEYLILPLYYTQKDQWRQLMKNAIGKIAPYFNAHRMMRRYVTEAYFHQPLLVNTILQEETAS comes from the coding sequence ATGGAAATTCTCGAACAGCTCAAAAGGGAACCCGTTATCGCCTATCTGTCAATGGAAATTGCCCTTTTCAACGACATTCCGACCTACAGCGGAGGGCTTGGGGTCCTGGCGGGGGACACAGTACGTTCTGCAGCCGATCTCTCCCTTCCCTTCGTGGCAATTACCCTGGTAAGCCGTAAGGGTTACTTCCGTCAGGAAATCACCCCCGAAGGCTGGCAAATCGAGCATCCCATGGAGTGGGAGGTAGAGAAAATCCTGACTCCTCTCCCTCAGAGAGTTACCGTAACCATTGAAGGTCGTAAAGTCACCGTAGGTGCCTGGGTGTACTTCTGGCGGAGTTTCATCGGAAGCGTTGTGCCCGTGATTTTCCTTGACACGGATCTTCCCGAGAACGCCCCCGAGGATCGTTCCATAACTGATTTCCTCTACGGGGGTGATCGACGTTACCGCCTGAAACAGGAAATCGTTCTTGGCATTGGAGGAGCACGTATTTTAAGAGCTCTGGGTTTTGAGGTGCGAAAGTACCACATCAACGAAGGGCACGCTGCCTTTATTGCCCTCGAGCTCCTTCGCCAGAGTCCTCAATTCGATCCAGAACCAGTTCGCGCTCGGTGCGTCTTCACCACCCACACTCCTGTCGAAGCAGGACACGATAAATTTGCTTACGACCTTGTTCAAGAAGTCCTCGAAGAGATCGTTCCTTTCCCCATCCTCAAAAAGTACGGCGGTGAGGATCATCTGAACATGACTCTCCTTGCCCTCAACCTGAGCGGCTATGTGAACGGTGTTGCCCGACGCCACAGCGAAGTCTCCCGCCACATGTTCCCCGGATACGCCATCCACTCTATTACAAATGGTGTCCACAGTTTCGCCTGGACAAGCGAAAGTTTCCGCACGCTTTTTGACCGTTACATCCCTGGATGGGCTTATGAACCGAGCTTCCTCTCCCGAGCGGATATCATTCCCGATGAGGAGGTTTGGAAGGCTCATCAGGAAGAGAAGCGAAAACTTTTACAGCTTGTGAAAGACAAGACCGGAGTAGAAATGGATGAAAATGTGCTCACCATTGGTTTCGCTCGGCGAATGACCGCCTACAAACGTCCCCTCTTCATCTTCTCCGACCTTGCGCGTCTTAAAAAGATCCGCCGAAAGTGGGCCTTTCAGTTCATCTTTGCGGGAAAAGCCCATCCCCAGGACTGGGAAGGAAAGCGATGCATTCAAGAAATCATTCGCCTCTCGCAGGAGTTGACCCCAGATATAAAAATAGCCTTTCTCGAAAACTACGACCTCGAAATTGCCAAAAAAATGGTTGCCGGAGTCGATGTGTGGCTTAACACCCCTATGCGGCCCCTTGAGGCCTCAGGGACAAGCGGCATGAAAGCCGCCCACAACGGAGTGCTTCACTTCAGTGTTCTCGACGGATGGTGGATAGAAGGACATGTGGAAGGAGTTACCGGATGGTCCATTGGGCCAGAAAGCGATGCTGGAAAGACTCCACAGGAGCTCCTTGAGGAAGAAATCGATGACTTCTACAATAAGCTCGAGTACCTCATCCTTCCCCTTTACTACACTCAGAAGGACCAGTGGAGGCAACTCATGAAAAACGCCATCGGCAAAATTGCTCCCTACTTTAACGCCCACCGGATGATGCGCCGTTACGTCACCGAGGCGTACTTCCACCAACCACTCCTTGTGAACACTATCCTTCAAGAGGAAACCGCAAGCTAA
- a CDS encoding cold-shock protein: protein MPTGKVKWFSATKGYGFIESDEGGDVFVHYTAIEGTGFKTLEQGQAVEFEVQQGTKGPQAVRVRKL, encoded by the coding sequence ATGCCAACTGGTAAGGTCAAGTGGTTCAGTGCGACGAAGGGATACGGGTTCATCGAGTCTGATGAAGGTGGAGACGTTTTCGTTCACTACACAGCAATCGAAGGAACCGGTTTTAAGACTCTTGAGCAGGGGCAGGCAGTAGAGTTTGAGGTTCAGCAGGGGACGAAGGGACCCCAGGCGGTGCGGGTGAGGAAACTCTAA